A stretch of DNA from Halococcus hamelinensis 100A6:
TCCGGAGTTCGGGGATCGTCCCGCCCTCGACCGCCGCGCGCATCGAGAGTCCCGCCGAGAAGGCGATCATGCTCGAGATCGCGTAGGATATCGCGGCGATCGGCGCGCCCCAGCGGAGGATCGTGAGGTCGCGGCTCATGTAGAACTTCGTGATGAGGTGGGGCTGTCCCGCCGACCCGACCGAGAAGAGGATCCACCACGCGAGGGCGGTGAAGGCGCTCGCGGCGGGCACGCCGATCGCGCCGAACGGCGAGACGAGCGCGGGGTCGACGCTCGCGAGGTTCCGGGTGATGGTGCCCATACCGCCGCCGAACTCAAGCGCGAAGTAGAAGACGAACACCGCGCCGATGATCATCGTGATCGACTGGACGAAGTCGGTCCAGACGCCGGCGATCATCCCGCCGAGGACGCTGTAGGCGAGCAGGATCGCCGCGCCGCCGAACAGCCCCCAGACCACGGGGATCCCGAATATCGCCCGCATCACGAACTGGAGGGCGGCGAGGTTGGTCGCGAGGTAGGCGATCACGCCGACGATGACCGCGAGCGCGGTGAGGCCCCTGACCCACGCGCTCTCATAGCGGACGTACATCCCGTCGGCGAGCGTGAGGACGTTCCTGATGTCGGCGAGGATCCGCATCCGGCGGGCGAGCAGTACCCAGGCGATGAGGAATCCCACCGGTGCGGTGAAGAAGATCCACATTCCGGTCATCCCGTAGGAGTAGACGAGTTCCGGGCCGCCGACGAACCCGAAGCCCGACTGGATCACCGAGAACGCGGTCAGCGCGAGTACCCACGTCCCCACCGACTTGCCGGTGATGAGGAAGTCGCTCGTGCTATCGGTGTTGAGATAGCCCCAGACGCCGATCGCGAGGACGATCAGGA
This window harbors:
- a CDS encoding sodium:solute symporter family transporter, with the translated sequence MTPLQAIPVADDPFVLLFGGLYLLIVLAIGVWGYLNTDSTSDFLITGKSVGTWVLALTAFSVIQSGFGFVGGPELVYSYGMTGMWIFFTAPVGFLIAWVLLARRMRILADIRNVLTLADGMYVRYESAWVRGLTALAVIVGVIAYLATNLAALQFVMRAIFGIPVVWGLFGGAAILLAYSVLGGMIAGVWTDFVQSITMIIGAVFVFYFALEFGGGMGTITRNLASVDPALVSPFGAIGVPAASAFTALAWWILFSVGSAGQPHLITKFYMSRDLTILRWGAPIAAISYAISSMIAFSAGLSMRAAVEGGTIPELRSASIAAPVFVLNQTPGVVAGLVLAALLAAIMSTSDSFLNIGAAAISRDLPRAFGRPIEDEATELRVTQIALAGLTVLSTLVVFYSDALVGILGTIGWGFFAAAFFPLAVFGLNWKGATKEGAVAGIIGGLVVNLFYSAVPRIAEAAGAPGVSETILSLYPFTEGFPVGTVALLVSIALTVGVSVLTQRGRSVPADLVTLLER